A genomic region of Mycobacterium sp. Aquia_213 contains the following coding sequences:
- a CDS encoding acyl-CoA dehydrogenase family protein, with translation MSDTHVVTNQVPPLEDYNPATSPMLVEALIREGGQWGLDEVHAVGALSASREAQRWGELADRNQPILHTHDRTGHRVDEVEYDPAYHELMRAAIAHGMHAAPWADERPGAHVVRAAKTSAWNVEPGHVCPISMTYAVVPALRYNPELAAVYEPLLTSREYDPELKLATTKAGITAGMSMTEKQGGSDVRAGTTQATPNGDGTYSLTGHKWFTSAPMCDIFLVLAQAPGGLSCFMLPRILPDGSRNRMFLQRLKDKLGNHANASSEVEYDGAVAWLVGEEGRGVPTIIEMVNLTRLDCTLGSATSMRTGLTRAIHHAQHRKAFGAYLIDQPLMRNVLADLAVEAEAATIVAMRMAGATDSALRGDEKETLLRRIGLAASKYWVCKRATPHAAEALECLGGNGYVEESGMPRLYREAPLMGIWEGSGNVSALDTLRAMATRPECVEVLFAELDESTRQDPRLGSHVERLRQDLSDFETIQYRARKVAEDICLALQGSLLVRHGHPAVAEAFLATRLGGQWGGAFGTMPTGLDLAPILERALVKG, from the coding sequence ATGTCAGACACGCATGTCGTCACCAACCAGGTTCCACCGCTGGAGGACTACAACCCCGCAACGTCGCCGATGCTTGTCGAGGCCCTGATCCGCGAGGGCGGGCAGTGGGGTCTGGACGAGGTGCATGCGGTCGGGGCGTTGTCGGCCAGTCGTGAAGCGCAGCGCTGGGGTGAGCTAGCCGACCGCAATCAGCCCATCCTGCACACCCACGACCGCACCGGGCACCGCGTCGACGAGGTCGAGTACGACCCGGCTTACCACGAGTTGATGCGTGCAGCGATCGCGCACGGCATGCACGCGGCGCCGTGGGCCGACGAACGCCCGGGTGCGCATGTGGTGCGGGCCGCCAAGACCTCGGCGTGGAACGTGGAACCGGGCCACGTCTGCCCGATCTCGATGACCTACGCGGTCGTCCCGGCGCTGCGCTACAACCCGGAGTTGGCAGCCGTTTACGAGCCGCTGCTGACCAGTCGCGAGTACGACCCGGAGCTCAAGCTGGCCACCACTAAGGCCGGCATCACCGCGGGCATGTCGATGACCGAGAAACAGGGCGGCTCCGACGTGCGCGCCGGCACCACCCAGGCGACCCCCAACGGGGACGGCACCTACAGCCTGACCGGACACAAATGGTTCACCTCCGCGCCGATGTGCGACATCTTCCTGGTCCTCGCGCAGGCGCCGGGTGGGCTGTCGTGCTTCATGCTGCCGCGCATCCTGCCCGACGGCAGTCGCAACCGGATGTTCCTGCAGCGCCTCAAGGACAAGCTCGGTAATCACGCCAACGCCTCGAGTGAGGTCGAATACGACGGCGCCGTCGCCTGGCTGGTGGGCGAGGAGGGCCGCGGCGTGCCGACCATCATCGAGATGGTCAACCTCACCCGGCTGGACTGCACCCTTGGCTCGGCCACCAGCATGCGCACCGGCCTGACTCGGGCCATCCACCACGCCCAACATCGGAAAGCGTTCGGCGCGTACCTGATTGACCAGCCGCTGATGCGAAACGTGCTGGCCGACCTGGCCGTCGAGGCCGAGGCCGCCACGATCGTCGCGATGCGGATGGCCGGAGCCACCGACAGCGCGCTGCGCGGCGACGAGAAAGAAACCCTGCTGCGCCGGATCGGCCTGGCGGCAAGTAAGTACTGGGTGTGCAAGCGTGCCACCCCGCACGCCGCCGAAGCGCTGGAATGCCTGGGCGGCAACGGCTATGTCGAGGAGTCGGGGATGCCGCGCCTGTACCGCGAGGCCCCGCTGATGGGTATCTGGGAAGGTTCCGGGAACGTCAGCGCGCTGGACACCTTGCGCGCCATGGCGACTCGTCCGGAATGCGTCGAGGTGCTCTTCGCCGAGTTGGACGAGAGCACCCGCCAGGATCCACGGCTTGGCAGCCACGTCGAGCGGCTGCGTCAAGACCTGAGCGACTTCGAGACCATCCAGTACCGCGCCCGCAAGGTCGCCGAAGACATCTGCCTGGCTCTGCAGGGCTCGCTGCTGGTGCGGCACGGCCACCCCGCCGTCGCCGAGGCATTCCTGGCGACCAGGCTGGGCGGTCAGTGGGGCGGCGCGTTCGGCACCATGCCGACCGGGTTGGATCTGGCGCCCATCCTGGAGCGAGCCCTGGTAAAGGGCTGA
- a CDS encoding nucleoside phosphorylase, whose translation MPSTQQLDESELILNPDGSVYHLQLRPQDLAGKVILVGDPERVPIVSQRFDSVELTARNREFSTHTGYVGTTRISVVSTGIGAGSIDIVLNELDALVNLDLQARRPKPDHTALEIVRVGTAGTLQPDVALDSFVASSYAVGLDGLLLFYDLPSPPDAGLEEALLRHLELLEIPLRPYVVSGDPGLHRTFVESARGVCHSGITVTCPGFHAPQDRFLRAPARRSGWLPRLSEFRHGPHRITNFEMETADIYGLAGILGHRACSLSAIVADRVGRKFSSRPAETISELIDLAIAQLAEAV comes from the coding sequence TTGCCAAGCACTCAACAGCTCGACGAATCCGAACTCATCCTGAATCCGGACGGCTCCGTCTACCACCTTCAGCTGCGGCCCCAGGATCTGGCCGGCAAGGTGATCTTGGTCGGTGATCCCGAGCGCGTCCCGATCGTCTCGCAACGCTTCGACTCCGTCGAGCTGACCGCCCGCAACCGGGAGTTCTCGACCCATACCGGCTACGTCGGCACCACTCGAATTTCGGTCGTGTCCACCGGCATTGGCGCCGGGAGCATCGACATCGTGCTCAATGAGCTCGACGCGCTGGTCAACCTCGACCTGCAAGCACGCCGGCCGAAGCCCGATCACACCGCACTCGAGATCGTTCGCGTCGGGACCGCCGGAACGCTGCAGCCGGACGTGGCCCTGGACTCCTTCGTCGCCTCCTCCTACGCCGTGGGCCTGGACGGGCTGCTGCTGTTCTACGACCTGCCGTCTCCCCCCGACGCGGGCCTCGAGGAGGCCCTGCTGCGGCACCTCGAACTCCTGGAGATTCCGCTGCGCCCCTACGTGGTGAGCGGCGACCCCGGGCTGCACCGCACCTTCGTCGAGTCGGCCCGAGGCGTCTGCCATAGCGGGATCACCGTGACCTGCCCGGGTTTTCACGCACCACAGGATCGGTTCCTGCGAGCGCCGGCCCGACGCTCGGGTTGGCTGCCGCGCCTGTCCGAGTTCCGGCACGGCCCCCATCGGATCACGAATTTCGAGATGGAGACCGCGGACATCTACGGACTGGCGGGGATATTGGGGCATCGTGCCTGCTCGCTGAGCGCGATCGTCGCCGATCGGGTCGGCCGTAAGTTCAGTTCCCGTCCGGCAGAAACGATTTCGGAGCTGATCGATCTGGCCATCGCACAATTGGCGGAGGCGGTATGA
- a CDS encoding deoxyribonuclease IV: protein MLIGSHVSPQDPLAAAEAEGADVVQIFLGNPQSWKAPKPREDAAVLKAAALPIYVHAPYLINVASANNRVRIPSRKILQQTCDAAADIGAAAVIVHGGHVADDNDLDEGFQRWRKALDQLESTVPVYLENTAGGDHAMARHFDTIGRLWDVIGDSGIGFCLDTCHTWAAGEALVDAVDRIKAITGRIDLVHCNDSKDEAGSGRDRHANLGTGQIDPDLLVAAVKAADAPVICETSDEGRKDDIAFLRDKAAG, encoded by the coding sequence GTGCTTATTGGTTCGCACGTCAGTCCGCAAGACCCGCTGGCCGCAGCGGAGGCCGAGGGCGCTGACGTAGTACAGATATTCCTCGGCAACCCGCAGAGTTGGAAGGCGCCCAAGCCGCGCGAGGATGCCGCCGTGCTGAAGGCCGCGGCGCTGCCGATCTACGTGCACGCGCCGTACCTGATCAATGTCGCGTCGGCGAACAACCGGGTACGGATCCCGTCGCGCAAAATCCTGCAGCAGACCTGCGATGCGGCCGCCGACATCGGCGCTGCCGCGGTCATCGTGCACGGTGGCCACGTCGCCGACGACAACGACCTCGACGAGGGTTTTCAGCGCTGGCGTAAGGCGCTCGATCAGCTGGAATCGACCGTGCCGGTGTACCTGGAAAACACCGCGGGCGGCGACCACGCGATGGCCCGCCACTTCGACACCATCGGCAGGCTGTGGGATGTCATCGGTGACAGCGGAATTGGCTTCTGCCTGGACACCTGCCACACCTGGGCAGCCGGTGAGGCGCTGGTCGACGCCGTCGACCGGATCAAGGCCATCACCGGCCGGATCGATCTGGTGCACTGCAACGACTCCAAGGACGAGGCGGGCTCGGGCCGGGACCGGCACGCCAATTTAGGCACCGGCCAGATCGATCCCGACTTGCTGGTCGCGGCGGTCAAGGCCGCGGATGCGCCGGTGATCTGTGAAACCTCCGACGAAGGCCGCAAAGACGACATCGCCTTCTTGCGGGACAAGGCCGCTGGCTGA